The genomic DNA CTGTCCGATCTGGCGCAAAGCTGATCGCGGCCGCCATGGTGCCATCTCAGCAGCGGAACGAGCCGGGGATGGTGCGATGATGGTTTCAAGACGAGGCATCTTCGGCTGGTTGATGTTCGACTGGGCGACACAGCCGGTATTCACTCTGATCACCACCTTTATCTTTGCGCCGTATTTTGCCGGCCGGTTTATCGGCGACGGGGTCGCGGGCCAGGCCTATTGGGGCTACGCAACAGCAGTGGCGGGCGTGTTGATTGCCGTGCTGTCGCCAATTCTCGGCTCAATTGCCGATGTCACAGGTCGTCGCAAACCCTGGATCGCCGCATTCTCGGTTCTGCTGGTATCAGGGGCGTTTTTGTTGTGGTTTTCCGCCCCTTTGTCAAACGCTGCCGACGGCGTTGTGACCGTGCAGACCGGTGCCATCCTGCTGGTTCTCGTAAGCTATATTCTGGTTACCATCGGCGCTGAATTTGCCACCGTGTTCACCAATGCAATGATGCCGGATCTGGTGCCGCCGGAGCGTCTTGGCCGATTGTCAGGCACCGGCTGGGCGATTGGCTATGCTGGGGGGCTTGCATCGCTTGTCATCATGCTCGGCTTTCTGGTGGCCGCGCCCGAAAGCGGCCGAACCCTGCTCGGCATGGTGCCGCTGTTTGGTCTTGATCCCGGTCTGGCCGAAGGCACCCGCGCCAGCGGGCCGCTGACTGCAGTGTGGTATGTGGTTTTTGTCCTGCCGCTGTTTCTGTTTACGCCGGACACGGCGCGGCGACACGGCATCAGTCTGTTGTCTGCGGCACGGCAGGGCATCGGTGATTTGCTCACGCGCATCAAACAGGCGCGTCAGGATGCTAGGCTGTTTCTCTATCTGCTGGCGCATATGCTCTATGTCGATGGTCTGATTGCGTTGTTTGCATTTGGCGGAATTTACGCCCAAAGCGTGTTTGGCTGGGACACGACGAAGCTTGGCCTGTTCGGGATTTTTCTTACCATTACCGGCGTTGCCGGGGCGCTGATTGGTGGGCGGCTAAACGACCGGCTGGGCTCGATCGCCGTCATCAGAGGCAGTATCATAATCCTGATCCTGTCATCCCTCGCAATCCTGTCTGTTGAAAAGTCCGCCATTCTGTTCGTTGTGCCGGTGTCCGGCAGTATTGCCGAGTTGAGCTATTATCTGATTGGCGGCGTGATTGGCGCGGCCGCGGGTCCGCTGCAATCCGCCAGCCGCACCTATCTGGCGGAAATCACCGAACCGACAGAGCGCACCAGCGCTTTTGGACTATACGCCATGGTTGGCAAGGTAACGAGTTTTGCCGGACCGCTGGCGGTCGGTCTGCTGACGGCATTTTCACAATCCCAGCGCATCGGCATCAGCGCCCTGATCGGGTTTCTGATTGCCGGTTTTGTGGTCCTCGGCTTTGCCGCTAGTGCCGGAAGTGCCGTACGCCGGTAAACACCATCGCCAGTCCGGCTGCATTTGCCGCATCAATCACTTCCTGATCGCGCATCGATCCGCCGGGCTGAATGATCGCGGTTGCCCCGGCCTCGGCGGCCGCCAGCAATCCGTCGGCAAACGGGAAAAACGCATCAGATGCGACCACCGAGCCCTGTGTCAGGGCCATTGGCGCGCCAAGGGCCTTCGCCGCGTCTTCCGATTTGCGCGCGGCAATGCGGGTTGAATCCACCCGGCTCATCTGTCCCGCGCCGATACCCACCGTGGCTCCGTCTCTGGCATAGACAATGGCATTCGATTTGACGTGTTTTGCAATGGTGAAGGCAAAGCGCAGGTCGGCAAGTTCTTCAGGCGTCGGCGCGCGTTTTGTCACCACTTTCAAATCCAGATCTGCGGCACAGATATTATCGCGGCTTTGAACCAGCAATCCGCCGGCCACCGATCTGATCATCTGTCCACTGGCGCGCGGGTCCGGCAGGCCACCTGCGGATAACACACGAATGTTGGGTTTTCTCGCCAGAACAGCTTTGGCGGCCTCATCAATCTGCGGTGCGATGATGACTTCGGTGAAGGTTTTCAAAATCTGTTCGGCGATGTCCGCAGTCAGTGTCTGATTGAGGGCGACAATGCCGCCAAAGGCCGATACCGGATCGCAGGCCAGCGCTTTGCGGTAGGCTTCACTCAATGTGCCGGCAGTGGCAACGCCGCATGGATTTGCATGTTTGATAATGGCAATGGCCGATATGTCAGCCGGGTTGAATTCGCTGACAAGCTCAAAGGCCGCATCGGTGTCATTGATGTTGTTATAGGACAATTCCTTGCCCTGCAGGGTGATGGCAGTGGCAACGCCGTTGCGCGGTTCATCGCTGCGATAGAAAGCCGCCTTTTGGTGCGGGTTCTCCCCATAGCGCAACTGCAGATGCCGCGTTCCGCCAAAGGCCCGCTCGTTGCCCAGTTGATCGTCCAGCTGGCCAGCAAACCAGGTGCTGATGGCGGCGTCATAACGGGCAGTACGTGCATAGGCGCGTGCCGCCAGCTTCTTGCGCGCCTGCAGCGTCAGGCCACCCTGTTCGGCAATGGCATGTCCGACCATTTCATAGTCGGCCGTATCGGTAACGATGCAGACATAGCCATGATTCTTCGCGGCAGCGCGGATCATTGCCGGGCCGCCAATATCGATGTTCTCTACCGAATTCGCGTAATCGGCTCCGGACGCGACGGTTTTTTCGAATGGATACAGATTCACCACAACCAGATCGATCGGCGAAATGCCGTGCTGTGCCATGGCCTTTTGGTGATCGGGATCATCGCGAAGTGCCAGCAGTGCGCCATGCACGGAAGGATGAAGGGTCTTCACCCGCCCATCCATGATTTCCGGAAAGCCCGTCACCGATGAAATATCGCGCACTGCAATGCCGGCATCCGAGATGGCTTTGTAGGTGCCCCCGGTTGAGATCAGCTCAACCCCCTGATCATGCAGCGCCCGGGCGAAGGGGATGAGATCGGTTTTATCGGAGACAGACAGCAGTGCGGTTTTGACCGCAACGATATCCGGAAATGTGATCGCTTTGGCGATGGGCGCAGACATGGAAAGGCTCGCAATGATGGGTGATGGAAAGTGCGCCCTGCTTACGGCAGCTAAGCGTCTTTGCCAACCACTTCATCATCGGATTCAGCGTCATCATCCGGTTCTGGCTCATCAACAAAATGCGGCTCTGCGGCGTAATTCTCTTCTTCCAGCCGCATGGCCTCTTCCAGATCCACTTCCGACAGCGGCCGCGAGCGGGCACTGCCGGACTGCACAAATGACCATGTCACTGAATTCATTTTGCCGGCATTGCCGTAAATTACGATCTGTTCGCTGCGCCGATGGCCGAATGTCTCGGACATGTAGATGCTTTCTTCCAGCGCGATGTCGACGCCGGGTGTGGCTTCAAATTCCCAGGCATCGCCATTCGGCAAGGACAAAAACACGCTTTCGCCACTGGACGTCATGTTGGCG from Pararhizobium sp. IMCC3301 includes the following:
- a CDS encoding MFS transporter → MVSRRGIFGWLMFDWATQPVFTLITTFIFAPYFAGRFIGDGVAGQAYWGYATAVAGVLIAVLSPILGSIADVTGRRKPWIAAFSVLLVSGAFLLWFSAPLSNAADGVVTVQTGAILLVLVSYILVTIGAEFATVFTNAMMPDLVPPERLGRLSGTGWAIGYAGGLASLVIMLGFLVAAPESGRTLLGMVPLFGLDPGLAEGTRASGPLTAVWYVVFVLPLFLFTPDTARRHGISLLSAARQGIGDLLTRIKQARQDARLFLYLLAHMLYVDGLIALFAFGGIYAQSVFGWDTTKLGLFGIFLTITGVAGALIGGRLNDRLGSIAVIRGSIIILILSSLAILSVEKSAILFVVPVSGSIAELSYYLIGGVIGAAAGPLQSASRTYLAEITEPTERTSAFGLYAMVGKVTSFAGPLAVGLLTAFSQSQRIGISALIGFLIAGFVVLGFAASAGSAVRR
- the purH gene encoding bifunctional phosphoribosylaminoimidazolecarboxamide formyltransferase/IMP cyclohydrolase, which translates into the protein MSAPIAKAITFPDIVAVKTALLSVSDKTDLIPFARALHDQGVELISTGGTYKAISDAGIAVRDISSVTGFPEIMDGRVKTLHPSVHGALLALRDDPDHQKAMAQHGISPIDLVVVNLYPFEKTVASGADYANSVENIDIGGPAMIRAAAKNHGYVCIVTDTADYEMVGHAIAEQGGLTLQARKKLAARAYARTARYDAAISTWFAGQLDDQLGNERAFGGTRHLQLRYGENPHQKAAFYRSDEPRNGVATAITLQGKELSYNNINDTDAAFELVSEFNPADISAIAIIKHANPCGVATAGTLSEAYRKALACDPVSAFGGIVALNQTLTADIAEQILKTFTEVIIAPQIDEAAKAVLARKPNIRVLSAGGLPDPRASGQMIRSVAGGLLVQSRDNICAADLDLKVVTKRAPTPEELADLRFAFTIAKHVKSNAIVYARDGATVGIGAGQMSRVDSTRIAARKSEDAAKALGAPMALTQGSVVASDAFFPFADGLLAAAEAGATAIIQPGGSMRDQEVIDAANAAGLAMVFTGVRHFRH